A genomic segment from uncultured Desulfuromonas sp. encodes:
- the rsxC gene encoding electron transport complex subunit RsxC: MKTAPTFRGGIHLPGHKRETHQPIEVCHLPDQLVLPLSQHAGEPAQPCVAVGDRVAKGQCVATAEAEVSAPVHASTSGSVVAIEPRPHPSGKNLPAIVIKPDGEDRWATDLTPLNPQLWSPETLKQHIRDAGIVGMGGGTFPTHVKLTLMEQHACDTLVINGCECEPWLSGDDRLMVEQGDKVLDGADILRRALGVQRTLIGIEDNKPEAIALLRHASRKFDAMEIVCVPSKYPQGAEKQLIDVLLGRQVPSGGHPANIGVVVDNVATAAAVSDAVRYGRPLVERVVTIAGPALSTPKNLWVRLGTPLRTLIDQCGGSREEIGKIIVGGPMMGQSQLGLDTPVVKGTTGLLLFGSQDVSLHAAGPCIRCGRCIAACPLHLLPATITAYAERGRFDVALNDGALECMECGCCTYVCPAARPLVQMLRYAKAEISARQKECLT, from the coding sequence ATGAAGACCGCACCCACATTTCGCGGCGGCATCCATCTGCCCGGCCACAAGCGGGAGACGCACCAGCCCATTGAGGTTTGCCATCTACCCGACCAGCTGGTGTTGCCCCTGAGCCAACACGCCGGGGAACCGGCCCAGCCCTGTGTGGCCGTCGGTGACCGGGTGGCCAAGGGGCAGTGTGTGGCCACGGCTGAAGCCGAGGTGTCGGCCCCGGTTCACGCTTCGACATCCGGCAGCGTGGTAGCCATTGAACCGCGCCCCCATCCAAGCGGCAAAAATCTCCCGGCCATTGTCATCAAACCGGATGGCGAAGACCGCTGGGCCACCGACCTGACGCCGTTGAACCCGCAGCTGTGGAGCCCGGAAACCCTCAAGCAGCACATCCGCGACGCAGGCATTGTCGGCATGGGCGGCGGCACCTTTCCCACCCACGTCAAACTGACGCTCATGGAACAGCACGCGTGCGATACATTGGTGATCAACGGTTGCGAATGCGAACCCTGGCTGAGCGGCGATGATCGCCTGATGGTGGAACAGGGCGACAAAGTGCTGGACGGGGCCGACATTCTGCGCCGGGCGCTGGGTGTACAACGGACGCTGATCGGCATTGAAGACAACAAACCCGAAGCCATTGCGTTGTTGCGACACGCCAGCCGCAAATTTGACGCCATGGAGATTGTTTGCGTGCCGAGCAAATATCCTCAGGGCGCGGAGAAACAGCTGATCGACGTGCTGCTGGGGCGGCAGGTACCGTCCGGCGGCCACCCGGCAAACATCGGCGTGGTTGTCGATAATGTGGCCACGGCTGCGGCCGTCAGCGATGCCGTGCGCTACGGCCGCCCGCTGGTCGAACGGGTGGTGACCATCGCTGGTCCAGCCCTGTCCACGCCGAAAAACCTGTGGGTGCGTCTCGGCACGCCGCTGCGCACTCTGATCGACCAGTGCGGCGGCAGCCGCGAGGAGATCGGCAAAATCATTGTCGGCGGCCCGATGATGGGCCAGAGCCAACTCGGTCTTGACACGCCGGTCGTCAAGGGCACCACGGGCCTGCTGCTGTTCGGCAGCCAGGATGTATCGTTACACGCGGCCGGTCCGTGCATCCGCTGCGGCCGGTGTATCGCCGCCTGCCCTCTGCACCTGTTGCCGGCCACCATCACCGCCTACGCCGAGCGCGGCCGTTTCGATGTCGCCCTGAATGACGGCGCCCTGGAGTGTATGGAATGCGGCTGCTGCACTTATGTGTGCCCGGCCGCGCGACCGCTGGTGCAGATGCTGCGTTACGCCAAAGCGGAGATCAGCGCCCGTCAAAAGGAGTGCCTGACGTGA
- a CDS encoding RnfABCDGE type electron transport complex subunit D gives MRRVIYALLPAVAVSVYLFGLAALSVLLLAVVGCLGCEALCCRLAGTPLTLRDNSAALTGVLLALNLPPSAPWWLVLFGALVAIGIGKQVYGGLGHNPFNPALVARVVLLISFPLHMTHWTAATVAESAVTAIDAMSAATPLGAMKDALRLTGQLPPSAYDGFTDYFFGHMPGSLGEVSALALLLGGLYLLISKVITWEIPLSYLGSVALFGGILWWSDPGRYPSPLFHLLTGGLLLGAFFMATDPVTTPLTRNGRLLFGVGCGVITLLIRLFGGYPEGVSFAILLMNAATPLIDRYTKPHIFGRPRKTAPVREVSS, from the coding sequence ATGCGCCGGGTGATCTATGCCCTTCTGCCTGCCGTGGCCGTTTCCGTGTATCTGTTCGGCCTGGCGGCGTTGAGCGTTCTGCTGTTGGCCGTGGTCGGCTGCCTGGGATGTGAGGCGTTGTGCTGCCGCCTGGCGGGCACGCCGCTGACGCTGCGCGACAACAGTGCCGCGCTGACCGGCGTGCTGCTGGCCCTGAACCTGCCGCCGTCCGCCCCCTGGTGGCTGGTGCTGTTCGGCGCGCTGGTCGCCATCGGTATCGGCAAGCAGGTGTATGGCGGCCTCGGCCATAATCCATTCAACCCGGCGCTGGTGGCGCGGGTGGTATTGCTGATCTCCTTTCCGCTGCACATGACCCACTGGACGGCAGCAACGGTTGCCGAGTCCGCGGTCACGGCCATTGACGCCATGAGCGCGGCCACGCCGCTCGGCGCTATGAAAGACGCCCTGCGCCTCACCGGCCAACTGCCACCGTCCGCTTATGACGGCTTTACCGACTACTTTTTCGGCCACATGCCCGGCTCCCTGGGAGAAGTCTCCGCCCTGGCGCTGTTGCTCGGCGGGCTGTACCTGCTGATCAGCAAGGTGATCACCTGGGAGATTCCGCTCAGTTATCTCGGCAGTGTCGCGCTGTTCGGCGGCATTCTGTGGTGGAGCGACCCCGGCCGTTATCCCAGTCCACTGTTTCATCTGCTCACCGGCGGCCTGTTGCTCGGTGCTTTTTTCATGGCCACCGATCCGGTGACCACGCCCCTCACCCGCAATGGACGGCTGCTGTTCGGCGTCGGCTGCGGGGTGATTACCCTGCTGATTCGTCTGTTCGGCGGTTATCCCGAGGGGGTGTCCTTTGCAATTCTGCTGATGAACGCCGCTACGCCGCTTATTGATCGCTATACCAAGCCGCATATTTTCGGCCGACCGCGCAAAACCGCTCCGGTCAGGGAGGTGTCCTCATGA
- a CDS encoding RnfABCDGE type electron transport complex subunit G: protein MKELSRLVVTLTLIATTAALVLALVENATRAPIAEQQRLRQLNAIAAVLPPFDNHPDQDVITLSETDASSGQQHSLTFYRARRAGKMVGVAFNVTSRDGYSGAITLTVGVDAQEQIIAIEILSQAETPGLGARIREASFTDQFQHRGLDNTDWRVKKDGGDIDQLTGATISPRAVVIAVQRGLAFLHRHREQIMTPREITHELGS, encoded by the coding sequence ATGAAGGAGCTGAGCCGCCTGGTCGTCACCCTGACTCTGATCGCCACCACGGCCGCGCTGGTACTGGCACTGGTCGAGAATGCCACCCGCGCGCCCATTGCCGAACAACAGCGGTTGCGGCAACTTAACGCCATTGCGGCGGTATTGCCGCCGTTTGACAACCATCCGGATCAGGATGTGATCACGCTGAGTGAAACGGACGCGAGCTCGGGACAACAGCACTCCCTGACCTTTTACCGCGCCCGCCGCGCCGGAAAGATGGTGGGAGTCGCGTTTAACGTCACCAGCCGGGACGGATACAGCGGCGCCATCACTCTCACCGTCGGCGTCGACGCGCAGGAGCAGATCATCGCCATTGAAATTTTGTCTCAGGCTGAGACGCCGGGATTGGGTGCCCGCATTAGAGAAGCTTCGTTCACCGACCAGTTTCAGCATCGCGGTCTCGACAACACCGACTGGCGGGTGAAAAAAGACGGCGGCGACATCGACCAGCTGACCGGCGCCACCATTTCGCCGCGTGCCGTGGTCATTGCCGTACAGCGAGGGCTGGCGTTTCTGCACCGTCACCGCGAACAGATCATGACTCCCAGGGAGATCACCCATGAGCTTGGCAGCTGA
- a CDS encoding electron transport complex subunit E, whose product MSLAAEFTKGIWAKNPTFKLVLGMCPVLAVTTSAENGLGMGLATTFVLICSNSVISLLHRRIPDQVRIPAFIIVIATFVTVVQLVMEAWAFHLYQALGIFIPLIVVNCLIMGRAEGFASKNPLAASIADGAGMGLGFTLALFILGAIREFIGLGTVLGFSLFGDSYPQVILLLLPPGGFIVLGLVLALLNRLSGQTR is encoded by the coding sequence ATGAGCTTGGCAGCTGAATTCACCAAAGGGATTTGGGCAAAAAATCCCACGTTTAAACTGGTTCTCGGCATGTGTCCGGTGCTGGCGGTCACCACCAGCGCGGAAAACGGTCTCGGCATGGGATTGGCCACCACTTTTGTGCTGATCTGTTCCAACAGCGTCATCTCGCTGCTGCACCGACGCATCCCGGATCAGGTGCGGATTCCAGCCTTCATCATCGTCATCGCCACCTTTGTCACCGTCGTTCAGCTGGTCATGGAAGCCTGGGCGTTTCATCTGTATCAGGCGCTGGGCATTTTTATCCCGTTGATTGTGGTCAATTGTCTGATTATGGGCCGCGCGGAAGGGTTTGCCTCGAAAAATCCCCTGGCGGCATCCATTGCCGACGGGGCGGGTATGGGGCTGGGCTTCACCCTGGCCCTGTTTATTCTCGGCGCCATCCGTGAATTTATCGGCCTCGGCACCGTTCTCGGCTTCAGTCTGTTCGGCGACAGCTATCCGCAGGTGATCCTGCTACTGCTGCCTCCCGGTGGTTTTATTGTGCTGGGATTGGTGCTGGCGTTGCTCAACCGCTTGAGTGGCCAGACACGATGA
- a CDS encoding sigma-54 dependent transcriptional regulator — MAESILLIDDDASMRRVIEFTLQEAGYQVLTAESGEQALPIFRQHQPALVITDVRMEGMSGYQVLEKVLAESPETLVMIITAYSTVEQAVGAMKSGAYDYLTKPFSGEQLRLAVARAFEYRALHRENCQLHEVLQRQDTSQPIVGKSAALHQVLEQVDKVALSLVPVLITGESGTGKELVARRIHQASSRRMAPFVAINCAAIPHDLLESELFGHVKGAFTGAIKDQKGRFELADGGTLFLDEIAEMPLALQPKLLRALQERQIEPLGGQPRHIDVRLVAATNRDLPEEIAQQRFRQDLYYRLAVVPLKLPPLRERREDIPLLVNHFIAHHPQGRGVQVSDALYRALADYAWPGNIRELHNVIEQMLILRQHDRLDLKDLPSHITGSSVSASPVLQLPAEGYSLEEIERQAVIQAMQYCQGNKSRAAAFLRIPRHTLLYRLEKYAIDQWR; from the coding sequence ATGGCTGAATCCATTTTGCTGATCGATGATGATGCGTCCATGCGCCGGGTGATTGAGTTTACCCTACAGGAGGCGGGTTATCAGGTGTTGACTGCCGAGAGCGGCGAACAGGCTCTGCCTATTTTTCGCCAGCATCAACCGGCTCTGGTCATTACCGATGTGCGTATGGAGGGGATGAGCGGCTACCAGGTATTGGAAAAAGTTTTGGCCGAATCCCCTGAAACTTTGGTGATGATCATCACCGCCTATAGTACCGTGGAGCAGGCGGTCGGCGCCATGAAGAGTGGCGCCTATGATTATCTGACCAAGCCGTTTAGCGGTGAGCAGCTGCGCCTGGCTGTGGCGCGCGCGTTTGAATACCGGGCACTGCACCGCGAGAACTGCCAGCTTCACGAAGTGCTTCAGCGTCAGGATACGTCGCAGCCGATTGTTGGGAAATCAGCCGCATTGCATCAAGTGCTGGAGCAGGTCGATAAGGTGGCGTTGAGTCTGGTTCCGGTGTTGATCACAGGAGAAAGCGGGACCGGAAAAGAGCTGGTCGCACGGCGGATTCATCAAGCCTCGTCACGGCGCATGGCCCCGTTTGTCGCCATCAACTGTGCGGCCATTCCGCATGACCTGCTGGAAAGTGAGCTGTTCGGCCATGTTAAAGGAGCGTTCACCGGGGCGATTAAGGACCAGAAAGGACGTTTCGAGTTGGCCGACGGTGGCACCCTGTTCCTCGACGAAATTGCCGAAATGCCGCTGGCGTTGCAGCCCAAGCTGCTGCGGGCGCTCCAGGAACGGCAGATTGAACCGCTGGGTGGACAGCCGCGGCACATTGATGTCCGACTCGTCGCGGCGACCAATCGCGATCTGCCCGAAGAGATTGCCCAGCAGCGTTTTCGTCAGGATCTCTATTACCGACTCGCCGTGGTGCCACTGAAACTGCCGCCGCTGCGTGAGCGGCGCGAGGATATTCCCCTGTTGGTCAATCATTTTATCGCCCACCATCCTCAGGGGCGAGGTGTTCAGGTTTCCGACGCGTTATACAGAGCACTTGCCGACTATGCCTGGCCCGGCAATATTCGCGAGCTACATAACGTGATTGAACAGATGCTGATCCTGCGTCAGCACGATCGGCTTGATCTGAAGGATCTCCCTTCTCATATCACGGGTTCTTCCGTTTCTGCTTCACCTGTTCTTCAGTTGCCTGCTGAAGGCTATTCGCTGGAAGAAATCGAGCGTCAAGCGGTCATTCAGGCGATGCAGTATTGCCAGGGGAATAAAAGCCGGGCTGCGGCTTTTCTCCGAATCCCCCGACATACGTTACTTTATCGGTTGGAAAAGTACGCCATTGATCAATGGCGGTGA
- a CDS encoding ATP-binding protein, whose protein sequence is MMWKKTSFRVIFLLILVAGISALHYTTTTHHSHLHDVYRRLYYIPIILGGIWFGVRGGLGTSLFISIAYLPHVLMQWGHLPWTAPERYLEIMMYNVIGAVTGILMAKEHAQRLRAEAAALQLQESYDQLRQQADLILEIEEQLRQADRLTTLGELSAGLAHEIRNPLGSIRGTAEILQGAFSSENRYHEFTTILIKEVDRLNQVLENYLRYARPDVTEQQQFVLAPILDEVLQLTTVKARKNQVNVDVEIDVANPIAGDASQYKQAFLNLILNALQAMEAVGEGGCLSILATTNDNKAVVRFCDTGPGLSEEQRQKIFQPFYTTRSQGTGLGLAITERIVHNHGGTIQVETLPKQGCCFELRLPLADLAPVEEIIHG, encoded by the coding sequence ATGATGTGGAAAAAGACATCTTTTCGCGTGATCTTTCTGCTGATCCTGGTGGCGGGAATCTCGGCGTTGCATTACACAACGACGACCCATCATTCCCACCTGCATGATGTCTATCGCCGTTTGTACTACATCCCCATTATCCTCGGCGGTATCTGGTTCGGGGTGCGCGGCGGGTTAGGCACTTCGCTGTTTATCTCAATCGCCTATCTGCCTCATGTGTTGATGCAGTGGGGCCATCTACCGTGGACCGCACCGGAGCGTTACCTGGAGATCATGATGTACAACGTGATCGGCGCAGTCACCGGAATCCTGATGGCCAAGGAACATGCCCAACGCCTGCGGGCCGAAGCTGCGGCGCTGCAGTTGCAGGAGAGCTATGATCAGTTGCGGCAGCAGGCGGACTTGATTTTGGAGATCGAAGAGCAGTTACGCCAGGCCGACCGTTTGACCACTCTCGGCGAACTCTCCGCCGGGCTGGCCCACGAGATTCGCAATCCGCTCGGCTCGATTCGCGGTACGGCGGAGATTCTGCAGGGCGCTTTTTCGAGCGAAAATCGCTACCATGAATTTACGACGATTTTAATCAAAGAAGTGGATCGCCTCAATCAGGTGCTGGAAAATTATCTGCGTTATGCCCGCCCGGATGTCACCGAGCAACAGCAGTTTGTTCTGGCACCGATTCTCGATGAAGTGTTGCAGCTGACAACGGTGAAGGCGCGTAAAAATCAGGTCAATGTCGACGTGGAAATCGATGTGGCCAATCCCATTGCCGGTGACGCCAGCCAGTATAAGCAGGCATTCTTGAACTTGATTCTCAATGCGCTACAGGCCATGGAAGCGGTGGGCGAGGGCGGCTGTTTGTCGATTCTGGCAACGACCAATGACAATAAAGCGGTGGTGCGCTTTTGCGATACCGGTCCGGGATTGAGCGAGGAGCAGCGGCAGAAGATCTTTCAACCGTTCTACACCACCCGCTCCCAAGGCACGGGCCTTGGTTTGGCGATTACGGAACGGATTGTTCATAATCATGGCGGCACCATTCAGGTGGAGACACTGCCGAAGCAGGGCTGCTGCTTTGAGTTGCGCCTGCCGCTGGCTGATCTGGCCCCGGTGGAGGAGATAATCCATGGCTGA
- a CDS encoding CusA/CzcA family heavy metal efflux RND transporter codes for MLKALIAASVRHRFLVVLITLVLVMAGVYVLRSTPVDAIPDLSDVQVIVYSDYAGQAPQVVEDQVTYPLTTRLLSVPQAKTVRGYSFFGSSFVYVIFEDGTDLYWARARVLEALNTAAGQLPDGVVPSLGPDASGVGWVYQYELTSDQHDLQQLRSIQDWFLRYELTAVEGVSEVASIGGYVKQYQVRVDPNRLRGYGLTLAEVRRAIAASNEDVGARLLEMGETEFMVRGLGYIRSVADLEAIPLREVGGRYVLLGDVARIQIGPELRRGVSESNGDGETVGGIIVMRSGENALATIERVKQRLTELQAGLPQGVTIHPVYDRSALIERAIDHLSYKLIEECVVVALVIVLFLFHLPSAAVVVLTLPVAILMAFLIMNGQGINANIMSLGGIAIAIGAMVDASIIMIENAHKHLEHPSGDEPHHQVILRAAQEVGPTLFFSLAVITLSFLPIFSLTDQAGRLFKPLAYTKTYAMASAAILAVTLVPALMVWFVRGRIRPEQANPLNRLLTRLYHPLVDLVLRWRKTTLLVTLVLVLSSIYPLSHLGSEFMPPLDEGDLLYMPTTLPGLSTDKARELLQQTDKIIAAFPEVDNVFGKAGRAETATDPAPLSMLETTIQLKDQRYWRRITVGRFYSDWPEVLQKPLRTLWPDQRPITRKELVTLLNQAIQFPGLTNAWTMPIRTRIDMLSTGIKTPVGIKVQGNNLETLNQVGQQLEAVVGQLPNTLSVYAERVMGGRYVDIDIDRLAAARHGLTVGAVQDVIQTAIGGMTVTRTVEGAERYPVNVRYARDYRSDLDALHQVRLAAPSGRSVPLKEVAQVSVKSGPAAIKSENARKTLWVYVDLNTDDVGGYVQRAKQAVAEQVQLPAGVSLVWSGQFEYMEQTRSRLLMIVPLTLVVIFILIYASTRCAIKTAIVFLAMPFSLVGAFWCLYALDYNLSVAVWVGLIALAGLDAETGVIMMLYLSMAEDQWRDEGRLVNRHDLKLAIFDGAVKRIRPKVMTVGTVILGLAPIMWSHGTGSEIMKRIAAPMVAGVTTSAIMELLVYPVIWYVWKSRDLAESTKQPNDFSQQTNE; via the coding sequence ATGCTGAAAGCACTGATTGCCGCCTCCGTACGTCATCGTTTCCTCGTGGTGCTGATCACTCTGGTGCTGGTCATGGCCGGTGTTTATGTTCTGCGCTCGACGCCGGTGGATGCCATTCCCGATTTGTCCGATGTGCAGGTGATCGTCTATAGCGATTATGCCGGGCAGGCCCCTCAGGTGGTGGAAGATCAGGTGACCTATCCGTTGACGACGCGTCTATTGTCTGTTCCTCAGGCCAAGACGGTGCGTGGCTATTCGTTCTTCGGTAGTTCGTTTGTCTACGTGATTTTTGAGGACGGTACCGATCTGTACTGGGCCAGAGCTCGCGTTCTCGAAGCCCTCAATACTGCCGCCGGACAACTGCCGGACGGTGTGGTGCCCAGTTTGGGGCCGGATGCCAGCGGTGTCGGCTGGGTCTACCAGTATGAGTTGACCAGTGATCAGCATGATCTGCAGCAGCTACGCTCCATTCAGGACTGGTTTCTGCGCTATGAGTTGACCGCCGTCGAAGGGGTCTCCGAGGTGGCGAGCATCGGTGGTTATGTCAAACAGTATCAGGTGCGGGTCGATCCCAACCGGCTGCGTGGTTACGGCTTGACGCTGGCCGAGGTGCGTCGGGCGATTGCCGCGAGTAATGAGGATGTCGGTGCCCGCCTGCTCGAGATGGGGGAAACCGAGTTTATGGTCCGTGGCCTGGGGTATATCCGCTCCGTGGCTGATCTTGAAGCGATTCCACTGCGTGAAGTCGGTGGCCGCTACGTCCTGCTCGGTGATGTAGCGCGGATTCAGATCGGTCCCGAATTGCGCCGTGGCGTGTCCGAATCGAACGGCGACGGGGAAACCGTCGGCGGCATCATTGTCATGCGTTCCGGTGAGAATGCCCTGGCTACGATTGAGCGCGTTAAACAGCGTCTCACAGAATTACAGGCCGGTTTGCCGCAGGGGGTGACCATTCATCCGGTCTATGACCGCTCGGCTTTGATTGAACGGGCCATCGATCATCTCAGTTACAAACTAATTGAAGAGTGTGTGGTGGTGGCGTTGGTGATTGTCCTGTTCCTGTTTCACCTGCCCAGTGCCGCCGTGGTGGTGCTGACGTTGCCGGTGGCGATTCTCATGGCGTTCCTGATCATGAACGGGCAGGGGATCAACGCTAATATCATGAGCCTGGGCGGCATTGCCATTGCCATTGGCGCCATGGTCGATGCGTCCATTATCATGATTGAAAATGCCCATAAACATCTGGAACATCCAAGCGGTGACGAACCCCATCATCAGGTGATTCTGCGTGCCGCCCAGGAGGTCGGGCCGACGCTGTTTTTCTCTTTGGCGGTGATCACCCTGTCGTTCCTGCCGATTTTCTCTCTGACAGATCAGGCCGGTCGCTTGTTTAAACCGCTGGCCTATACCAAGACCTATGCCATGGCCTCTGCCGCTATTCTGGCTGTGACCCTGGTGCCGGCGTTGATGGTGTGGTTTGTGCGCGGACGTATCCGCCCGGAGCAGGCGAATCCCCTCAATCGGCTGTTAACGCGTCTCTACCATCCACTGGTGGATCTGGTGCTGCGCTGGCGCAAAACCACGTTGCTGGTCACGCTGGTGCTGGTGTTGTCGTCGATCTATCCGTTGTCCCATCTGGGGTCGGAGTTTATGCCGCCGCTAGATGAGGGTGATCTGCTCTATATGCCGACCACTCTGCCGGGGCTTTCCACGGATAAGGCGCGGGAACTGCTGCAGCAGACGGACAAGATCATTGCCGCTTTTCCGGAAGTGGACAATGTTTTCGGCAAGGCCGGTCGCGCGGAAACCGCGACCGATCCGGCCCCCTTGTCCATGCTGGAGACAACCATTCAATTGAAAGACCAGCGTTATTGGCGGCGGATTACCGTGGGGCGTTTTTACAGCGACTGGCCGGAAGTCCTGCAGAAACCGTTACGTACCCTGTGGCCGGATCAGCGCCCCATTACCCGCAAGGAACTGGTCACCTTGCTGAATCAGGCCATTCAATTTCCCGGGTTGACCAATGCCTGGACCATGCCGATCCGTACCCGCATCGATATGCTGTCCACCGGCATCAAAACCCCGGTGGGGATCAAAGTCCAAGGCAATAATCTGGAAACTCTCAACCAGGTGGGACAACAGCTTGAAGCCGTCGTCGGTCAACTCCCCAACACGCTGAGTGTTTATGCTGAACGGGTGATGGGCGGCCGCTACGTGGATATTGACATTGACCGGCTTGCCGCCGCCCGCCATGGTCTGACCGTCGGGGCGGTTCAGGATGTGATCCAAACCGCCATCGGTGGCATGACCGTCACCCGCACCGTTGAAGGGGCGGAGCGTTACCCGGTGAATGTGCGTTATGCCCGTGATTACCGCAGTGACCTCGACGCCTTACATCAGGTGCGCCTCGCCGCGCCATCCGGGCGCTCGGTGCCGCTCAAAGAGGTGGCCCAGGTGTCGGTGAAATCAGGTCCGGCGGCCATTAAGAGTGAAAATGCCCGCAAGACCCTGTGGGTCTATGTGGACCTCAACACCGATGATGTTGGTGGCTATGTGCAGCGGGCCAAGCAGGCGGTGGCCGAACAGGTCCAATTGCCGGCGGGAGTCAGTCTGGTGTGGAGCGGGCAGTTTGAATACATGGAGCAGACCCGGTCACGCTTGCTGATGATCGTGCCGCTGACTCTGGTGGTGATCTTTATTCTCATCTATGCCAGCACCCGATGCGCGATAAAGACCGCCATTGTTTTTCTGGCTATGCCGTTCTCGCTGGTGGGCGCGTTCTGGTGTCTCTATGCCCTCGATTATAACCTGTCGGTTGCCGTATGGGTCGGGCTTATCGCCTTGGCTGGTCTGGATGCGGAAACCGGTGTCATCATGATGCTCTACCTGTCGATGGCCGAAGACCAGTGGCGCGACGAAGGACGGCTGGTGAACCGTCATGATCTGAAATTGGCGATTTTCGACGGCGCCGTGAAGCGCATTCGCCCCAAAGTCATGACCGTCGGCACCGTCATTCTCGGTCTGGCTCCGATCATGTGGAGTCACGGCACCGGCTCGGAAATTATGAAGCGGATTGCCGCGCCCATGGTTGCCGGCGTGACGACCTCGGCGATTATGGAACTGCTGGTGTATCCCGTGATCTGGTACGTGTGGAAATCCCGAGATCTTGCGGAATCCACCAAACAACCCAATGATTTTTCCCAACAAACCAATGAATAA
- a CDS encoding efflux RND transporter periplasmic adaptor subunit, translating to MKRQSWLLIVGFAVGLAVALFFTGTHQPSEVSDVHLHEEQAQHQLWTCGMHPQVIRDEPGLCPICGMELTPLIQSPQGKPAETPSASIKYWVDPDDPTFIRHEEGISPAGAALVPVYEGHATYGSVIHIDPVMVQNMGIRTATVERGTLSATLRTIGRVHVDEQRQYTINSKIAGWVERLYVNVTGQQVKAGQPLLELYSPQLVSAQQELLLAARYRQNLDPKADSSLRESADRLFESARIRLQRWDITSAQIDALLKRDEARKTMTLYAPHNGVVTMKNIREGEAVKAGQTLLELSDFSQVWVQAEIYEQDRSRVSEGLTVTVAIPGDTRPTRGYSGRIDYLYPYVDALTQTVQARIVLDNTDGSLEPQRFVDVVITLPPQSDALLIPVDAVVDSGERQLVFIARPGGTFEPRPVRLGQRDDQGRVAVQLGLFEGENVVVSAQFLLDSETQLREALRKMTMDKAEEKAPEQPADMEELF from the coding sequence ATGAAACGACAGTCCTGGTTGCTCATCGTGGGTTTTGCCGTGGGGCTCGCCGTGGCACTGTTTTTTACGGGCACGCACCAGCCGTCAGAAGTGAGCGACGTGCATCTCCATGAAGAGCAGGCCCAACACCAGCTGTGGACCTGCGGTATGCATCCACAGGTCATCCGCGATGAACCGGGATTATGTCCGATCTGCGGGATGGAGTTGACGCCCTTGATTCAATCTCCACAAGGGAAACCCGCAGAAACACCCTCGGCCAGCATCAAGTACTGGGTTGATCCTGATGATCCGACGTTTATCCGTCATGAAGAGGGGATATCCCCTGCCGGGGCTGCTCTGGTCCCGGTTTATGAAGGCCATGCCACATACGGTTCGGTGATCCATATTGATCCGGTGATGGTCCAGAACATGGGCATCCGCACGGCTACGGTGGAGCGTGGCACGTTGAGTGCCACATTGCGTACCATCGGCCGGGTACACGTCGATGAACAACGCCAATACACTATTAACAGCAAGATTGCCGGATGGGTGGAACGGCTCTATGTCAATGTCACCGGCCAGCAGGTCAAGGCTGGTCAACCGCTGCTTGAGCTGTACAGCCCGCAGCTGGTGTCTGCCCAGCAGGAATTACTGCTGGCCGCCCGTTACCGTCAAAATCTGGACCCCAAAGCCGACAGCTCATTACGTGAGTCGGCAGATCGCCTGTTTGAGTCGGCGCGTATTCGCCTGCAACGCTGGGACATCACCTCCGCTCAGATTGATGCGCTGTTGAAGCGCGATGAGGCGCGCAAAACCATGACCCTGTATGCGCCGCACAACGGTGTGGTGACGATGAAGAACATTCGCGAAGGGGAAGCCGTCAAAGCTGGACAGACGTTGCTGGAACTCAGTGATTTCAGCCAGGTATGGGTGCAGGCCGAGATTTATGAACAGGACCGTTCCCGCGTCAGTGAAGGATTGACGGTGACAGTGGCCATTCCGGGCGATACGCGTCCCACACGCGGCTACAGCGGCCGGATCGATTATCTCTATCCCTATGTCGATGCGCTGACCCAGACGGTGCAGGCGCGCATTGTCCTTGATAATACCGATGGCTCCCTTGAGCCGCAACGCTTTGTCGATGTGGTGATTACGTTGCCGCCGCAAAGCGATGCGCTGCTGATTCCTGTCGACGCCGTGGTGGACAGTGGAGAGCGTCAGCTGGTGTTTATCGCCCGTCCGGGTGGCACGTTTGAACCGCGTCCGGTCCGTCTGGGCCAACGTGATGATCAGGGGCGTGTCGCGGTTCAGCTGGGTCTGTTTGAAGGGGAAAATGTTGTCGTTTCCGCTCAGTTCCTGCTCGATTCCGAGACGCAACTGCGTGAAGCATTGCGCAAGATGACCATGGACAAAGCAGAAGAAAAAGCACCTGAACAACCCGCCGACATGGAGGAGTTGTTCTGA